In Schizosaccharomyces osmophilus chromosome 1, complete sequence, the genomic window CTCTTCTCCAAAGGAAGGATAGAGCGAAGAGGATGGGTTGCACCCAGTAAACCGCACTTTCGAAGCTGATTTGTCAAAACATGTCGGCCGATGCAGCTTTGAACCACATTAGTTCGGTCAAGACAATCCATACAATTGCTGCGGACAACGCTGGTTTGTCTAGAAAGCACGCGATACTTTTGCGTGTCCAGAGTAGTATATCCTTGCTCGTCCAACTCTGGAAGAATTTCGTCCATGAGTAACGAAACACGGTCCCAGCGCATGCGGCTGCATTCCTTATGAAAGTCAAAATAGTGGTAATGGATACGAGGGTTATCCAAACGTCGCACGACATTTTCATAAACCTGTTTGACAGGAAGCTCATGTCCTTTACAATTCACCAGATTTACTAAGATTTGGTCACCGTAAATAGCAATCTGTTCGTCAAAGTGCTTTTGTGCGGCCTTTGTAGCAAGAGATGCCGAATTGGTGATCATTCTCGGACGATAGCGAAGATTGTTCACTTCTGCCCAGTAAGCCGGAACACTTCCTCGAGTCTGAACATGAGAATATGTTATTTCAGAGCGATCATCCGAAACGATAGTGATTTGTTCAACTTCATTGAAATTGGCTGGATTTCCATTTTCGTCAATACCTCTAGTAAAATAACGTGTTCCTGCACGGAATTTTGATCTGCGAGAAATAAGTGCCAAGGTGACTGAACGACCTTTCACCATACTACTGGAGGAAGTGATGAAGCCATAAATCATAGGCGTAATGAATGAGGTTGCTTCGGGGTGTGCCTGAACGGCTTGAATGAAGTTTTTGCTGGCAAATTCGTTCCAAAAAAATCGGTTATCACTTCTAGAAACATCTGGatatttggtttcttccGCACAAGATCGTTGTAACGAGTTTGTTAGATCCCAAGTATAGCTAAAGTAAAAAGGGCCTGTTTTCAAATGGTTCTGCAGCAAATTGTATAAATCCAATTCATCTTGATCAGTTGCAAGTCGTCCCATGTAAGGGATCACTTCAAACTTCTCTACGCGATAAATTTTATGGCCCAAAATTTGAGCGGCGCTAGATCGTTCTGTGGCAAGAATTAGATACTCATCCTTCTTTAGCTTTATGGAGCCAAAAATTGTAACGCTGTTTTCACTCTTGCGGTCTTCCGAATCCAACTCCTCTGGCGTAATTTGGACACGTCCAGTCGCACGGTCAATTAACAAGCAGCAATCTTCGCGACGAAGCttaaattgcttttctgtGGCTTCAAACTGCaccatttcttctttatgtTCACCTTCGAAGACTGAATTGGCTTTCTCCGTGGTTGGTTAATGGTAAGTCGTATGCTCGCTGTATCCCGAGTGACCCGGTGGTCAGACGTTCCAAACGTACACATTAACAGAGGAATTGACTTcatgttttgaaaaggtTTAACGATTTAAGATGATCCTAAAATTCATATTTTATGTCTCCTCTCTTGTTGCATTGAATACGAGTAGCCAATATCCTTTGGAATTGTTCATACAGAATCTTCGTACACGggagaaaagaagatattATTGCACATATAATTAAATCTAATTTGTAGAAGCCGTTTCCTCTGTTGTTCATCTGTTATTTGATTTCTCCTTGTATTCTCAAGTACCATCGTTATTTCAGTAACCTGCTGAATTTTCACTGACCACTACCAAGACCTTGCTAACAGCGCGAAAAGCACTGGAGGTCAATGAAACTAAGATATACTTACTTTTATTAATTTCCTGTAAGTTGCATATTCCTTAAAGTGAAAAGTACTTAGTTCTCGGTGTTTATTCACGCGTTCTTAGCGTTgtcatttttcatttttctttgaatccCTTAATTTTGCATTGTTCGTCAATTCcatcaaaaaaagttaggaagaacaaagaataagcaagaaaaatatCTTAAATTGTACAACACTTTGACTGAATACtccttttggttttgttggAAAATTAGCACAACCCGCACCTTTCGCAGTCGGTCTTTGTATTTATCTTATATTGATTCATCTGTTTTACCTTTTactttatagaaaaaaggaGTTCAAAGATTCAGTTTATCATGGATATTCATCGTTGTCGTTTCGTCGAGTACACTCCTTCACCCATTACTGCTCTCGCATTTTCGCATCAACTCTCTTCACAAGATCCTTTACCGTCTAATTTACATTTGGCAGTTGGACGCGCTAACGGAAATATCGAAATATGGACACCAAAGGGGGACTGGTGTTTGAAGGGTGTCCTCTACGGCGGTATAAATCGAAGCGTTGAAGGTCTTGCCTGGAGTGTGAGTGATGAGGAGCTACGTTTATTTAGTATTGGATTCTCTACTTCCATCACCGAATGGAATTTACGAACCGGTAAGCCATTAGTGCACCAAGATTCTAACGCTGGTGCCATTTGGTCTATTTCGCTTCAtgaggaaacaaaaactttggCTGTCGGTTGTGACGACGGTAGTTGCGTCTTGTTTGACATTAGTGGAGGACGTGGTGTTATAGAGTATAAACGCACCTTGATGCGACAAACTTCTCGTATCCTTTCTTTATGTTGGCAAGGAAAGAACCATATTGTCGGTGGATGTACAGATGGAATTGTCAAAGTTTGGGATGTTGAAAGTCCAAATTCCACAATTATAGCTCGAATGCAAGTTGATCGCGCTAAGAAAGGTAGTCGTTCCCTCGTATGGGATGTCAAACCCCTCAAAGATAATACAATTGTCACGGCGGATTCTTCTGGAGCTGTCAAGTTTTGGAACGGAAAGTATTTTACTCTTACCCAGTCGTTCAAGCTTCATTCGGCAGATGCACTGACTCTAGCTGTTTCGAGCAATGATAATATAGTGTTTTCCTCTGGTATTGATCGCAAGACGGTTCAGTATACCAGAGATGGTGGCAAGCGTGAATGGGTAAGCAATAGCTTCCGGAGATTTCACTCACACGATGTTCGCTGTATGTCAATCCTTGAATGCAAAACTGTAGATGTTTTAGTTTCTGGTGGTGCAGATATGATGCTTGCCGTGGTGCCTGTTCGTCACTTTAACGCTAAACATCATCGAATGATACCAGCTGTTCCACAAAAGCCTCGTATGGCAATTGCTACGAAAGCTCGTTTATTTATGTTGTGGGAGGATCATCAAGTTTTGGTTTGGAGAATTGGTTCTCCAGGTTACCGCTTTCTCTTGAAAATTGTTTTaccaaatgaagaaaatattgTCCACGCAGCGATATCCCAAGACGGAGAATTGCTTGCAGTATCTACAATTCTGACCACTAAGCTCTACCGTGTACATTACACCGATGACAAAGTTTATGTGGAAAGTATTGAAGATCCCTTTTTAGCGAATGTTGGAGCAACCTTGTTACAGTTTACGGTAGACATGAAGAAACTCATTTTAATTAGCAACGAATCTGATATTTTCTTGCTTGACTTGAGTCGAATTGAAACTCATCAGCTTGAAGTTTATGAGGTATCCCAACCGGAAACTAAGAAAGCACCTTCCAAATACAGAGGAAGTGGTCAAAGCGCATGCGAAGGGATTGCTACTGTCTCCGTATCTCCAGATGGCGATTATTTCGCTGTTGCTGATTTGAATGgaaatactttttgttACTCATTTTCGACCTTGTCCTACATTGAATTACCCAGAGTTAACAGTTTTGTACGAGCCATGGCTTTTAGACTGGATATTCCTGGACGTTTGGCTGTGGTGACAGCAGGTAACCAAGTTTTCGAGTTTGATGTTCAAAGTCGAAAGCTGACCGAGTGGTCCAAGACAAATTCAAACAATATACCAAAGCCATTTGCCCATTTATTGGACAAGCCCTTTGGTGCATTCTTTGATATACAAAATCCTAGCCGATTTTGGATCTGGTCAGCAAACTACGTATCTTTCTTTGACTTAAATTTAGATCTTCCAGCCCCTCGAAATGCCGAAAAACGTAAAATGGACGGGACTGTTGATGGTGCTTCGTCAACAAAGCAACGCTCTGCTGTTCAGAATGCTACATCTTCATCCAAGTTTGGAACTGGTGCCTCAAGGTCATTTTGGATCACACATAAATATCGTCCTATGTTATTGGCTGGCTTAGTAGGATCAACTGAGCTTCTTGTAATAGAGCGGCCCATAGCTGATATATTAATGAGCACGGATGTTCCAGGTACATTTAACGAGCATAGATTTGGCGCTTGAGGTGTTAATTTTGttataaaattttgaatagggaaaagttttcttgGGTAGGAAATGAATATATGGAATGGTTAAAGGAATAACGGAAGATGAGAAGAAAGATAATATGCTTTCATAGAAGGTAAAGAAGTTTACGGCTTGAGCGCTTAGTATGTAAACCCCCGGAGTATCTATTGCTGGTAGGAAGCtatgaaaaaatagaaaaaaattctcGGGTTTTAGAACATTGCTACACTAAGTAGAGAGTAATAAATCTTGTCAATATAGTCCATTAGTTACTGagatttttggaatttttcaTAGAGACTGAATATCAGtatttttgagaaatctTGTATCAAGttattttctgtttttttgccattttttgatgccttcttcaaaagaagcacGATTGAGGCCATCGGGTACTAAACAAAAGGTAACGCCAAGAGATTCAACAACACGATTACGACCTTCATCGTCAAAAAAGAGCATGTCCTCGTACTTAATTCCTGTTTCTTTATGGAGCTGTTCGAAATGATCGATTTTGGTTGCTAGATATCAGATATTagcaattttctttctgtttctttccGTTGCTTACCAGGAAATGCTTTAATGCTGGAAAAAAACCTCGAAGCGGGTTGCAATTCACCGTCGATTGGAACCTTCATCAGATTTAATACTTGATACGCAAATTTAGGAGCGTGGGTTCGGCTTGCAATGCAAAGCTTGACATTTGCATCTTTCAATTGCTGAAGGATATTGATgacatttttgtaaaaagtTATATCAGTCCCATACCGATCGACGATGACTTGAGGATCATTTTTTGAGGCCCGAAATGGTGGTGTAACTATAGGTGTTAGAAAACCATTGCAAGAACATAGAAGCAAAATATACTTTGACGTTGGTTACATACCATGAGTATCAATCCATAAAGGCCACAACGTATAATCCAAATCAAAGACAACGCACTTTGGATAATTTGAAGACATATTCAAGAtgagaaataaataaaaagtactccaaaagaaggaaagttTTTTATGGGAAGGAATTGAAGTACAATGATTGGGTATCAGCTTGCGAAGGAAGTGAATATCACTAAAGAAACCGGTTTCTTCTAAAATACCTTCCGTTTAGTtttaagagaaaaaaatatatagaTAGCGTAAGTATTCAACGATAAAGGCTTATTTAGATTGAGAAGACGCCTTTTCTTGTGTATGATTGGAATTCTTTGCTGGGTCGTTGTATATTGGTGAGTTTTCTGATCCACCAATTTGTAGAAGATTCGAAGTGAAGAACAGTAAGGCTTCAGTAGGTAAAATCGATTTTACTTTCTtgatcttctttttattacttCTCCCTGCCTACGGTCTGAATAGTCCTCCTTTGTTACAAATATCATATTCTTCCTAACACGATGATTTTTACAAgaatgtttttttcatgaaagCGTGAAAGCAataattttcttgaatcttcaatcaaaaatttatatCTAGTGATAGTTTACAATGATTTAGGACTTCGAAAGTCCTAATTTACATTCGACTTCATCTCAGACTATGTACCCTTTGGTACAATAACCCGAGGAAATATActatgaacaaaaagaaaggagagTTTTTAGCGTAGATATTTCATTCTCTAGCTCTGTAAGAAAGCGCTCTTACTATGCATTTGCACTGGAAATCAAAGAAGAGTTTCTTCTAAATTCGTTGTACGACTGCTGGTTATCGAATGGATACATTTTAAgcctttcttctttattgttttaattttttgaagaaacacAAGCTGATCTGTGCAATACTTTCATACTACCTACATATGTGTATATTGTCAAAGTCGCTTATCCTTACTTTAATTACCTTTAGCATGAAAACGGGTAGCTACGCCCGATGAACAATCTCACGAAAATGGTAATCTGTTGAAAGTATGtgaaatttttattataaacaTAATCATTATACTTCTAATGCTGCCAGAGGGCTTATCCAGCCGACCTCTATACCTGGAACAGAAAAGTGAATCCAACAAACAGAAGCGTAGGGTCCCCGCCGACATACGAAAACGAGTTCGACATGCTTGTCTGGGTTGTcgatcaaaaaaaattcgttgTAGAGGTACGGAGCCGTGTCATTCTTGTGTTGCCTTAGGAATTCAATGTGTATATGCGGATgcagaaaaggaaagatcTCCGTCCAAGCAATTCGTTGCAGAACTAAGTAAACGacaaaaatgttttgaataCTTATTTGAACATATTTGCCCTTCGATCCCTCAATGTACCAAGGCTTTGGTCCAACTATGTAATAAATTAGAGTCTCATATGAAACAAGGAACACCACTTGCTTCTTTGGTCAAGCCTGCAACTATAGATGAAAGtctttgtaaattttctttgaattctgaagaagagaCTTCAGAAAAGTCTATGAATCAACTGAAAGTGAAATATCCCTCTGATTTTCGAGATCCTGCTCAATACCCTCTGAACGAAAGTTCCTCCATCTTGGAACCTTCTGCGAAAACAACCGATCATACAATCAATTTTCTACCAAGTGAGCGTCTGTCTCATGATTCACTAGGACCACTTTTCATAGGTCCAACTTCAtcttccattcttttggaCGAAGTAGCTTCGTCCTTAAATATATTGGGATGCTCTTCCCCGAGCTTTGACCGGCTCTCACCCTCCGCGCAATTTTCGGAAGCATCTGAATCATCTTTACCTCAGCTTCTTCAGAGAGGTTTGGTCTCATCAACGCAACCTTCAAATCTGAAGTCCTCAAAGTTTTCATTACAATGCTTGGAGTCGTTGTCTCTTTTAGCCTGCCATATGCTACCTTCTCTAGCAACTGCAAGGCAACTctctgaatttttttttgttcgtTTTCAATGCTTTCTGCATCTTTACCCAGCTTCATTGTTTTATAAACGATATCAAatcttttataattttcCCAAATTGCCCAACAACTTGGATATTAGCTTTCTTATTGTATCAATGAGCATTATGGCTCTTGGTCAATTGAGCGCGAATGAAGATGGAATTCATATAGAAGAACCTATGGAAGATATTACTGAGCTTTTTAACCTAAGTGAGCAATTattgttctttcttttgccaAAATATAATGTATCCACAGTACAGGCACTAGCTTTTGTCGCATTTCAGTGTCTCTTACTTGACAGAAttaaagaagctttttcttATGTAGGATTAGCTTTTCATATAGCTCGGGTCATTGGGCTAGAAGTGTCGGATTCTACCGAGACCTTGAACGACTCAGTTACTTCAGAAATCAATACAAGGTTACTGTGGTCTCTTCGTgtgctttcttctttcttgtttctcCAGAAAGGAATTACCCCTATAGttactttgttttcggAATACGATTTTTGTTCCCCAAAGCTGCCAAAAATAATGCCCGAGTTGgaaattcctctttttccatCAACGGTTTCTCATTTTACATCAACAATCAAGCTCTTCTCTGTTGCAGTTCCTTCGTTGCTATCAATATACAATCTAACGGGATTTTGCATCGATCAAAAGCAAGATTATGCTGCTCTTTTATCCAAGGTCAAGGGTGCttctaaaaaaatagaagaatgGAAGACAAAACTCCCGTTTCAActagaaatagaaaagggGAAATATGACCAATCGAATCCTTTATTTCATGGAAGCATCTTCTTGCATCTTTTGTATCATCATTTCAGCCTTCTACTTTTTGAACCCATCTTTTTATATCATTTACACTTGAATTCTAATAGCCTTTCTTCACAGTCGTTATTATTTACGGAGTCCGCGCCCATAGTCCCAGAATCGGATTCATGTATTAAGTCTGTACAGTCCATTTTGTCACTTGTGTCATTATTGCAAGAGAATGGTCAATTagaaaattgtttttctctgGAATATGAGATTTTGTATACGGCAGCTTCGATGTGTCTTTTGTTAAGCGCTACAAAATTCACGGATGATAGGCATCTATCAAAGTGCATTCGCCTTTTAAAGAGCATGGGATCTGTCTCCATTAACACCCACGAAAAATTAAGGAAGCTAGAAACAATAGCCTCAAGGTATCAAAGCGAATATACAAACGCGCATCAAAAGGCAAGCTCTGTGGGTAACGAACCTCCGCCCGAACTTCCCCAAGTACAAGAAGGATATCTGGCTTGGAAAACCTGGATACAAGAGCTATCCAACGACTCAGACTTACCTGTCGGTCATTCATTAAATGCAAAATCCAACTCTAACTCTTTTGGAATGGATTCACATTCCAATTATGAAAAGTACCAGTCGTCTCCTGAATATACTACAACTTCATATCATCCCTTTCTTTCATGGCATGAAGCATTGCTTAACATGGATATAGAGTCGAATAACCTTAGCTAAGGTATGCGATTTGTTTTGGGATTTTTTCAACCTCTATGTCCTTGTTACatcattttttctatttattttatatatttaacTGTTTTACATAATCTAAATGAAATGCCCTATTGAGTTTTACATCCCTATATTTGGTTTCTGTCAGCCTTATCCTGTAAACAACCCACCTGTTTACTACAACAACACGAAGACAATTTCCGAAGTTTGACTTTCTAGAGAATATCTCTAATCTTTAGGCAATTTAAATAACAAATCAAAGATTTATAACCATTAACTTGATTAATCACTGTGAACTGCATATATACAAAACGATTGTGAAACCTCAAAGTTGCTACTCAATCCTCGAATTGTTTAATGAAACATGTTTCCTTACAATTCTGCGTCTCCATCCTCGAGACAGAATGAGAAATCTATTAAACAAACGTACAGTTCAGACAGAGCAGTTGCTAAAACCACCGGCAATGATCTTTCCGATGATGAGCtgaaaaaaattagttCTATGTCTGAAAAGATAGTATGAATGAATCTGCGTGAAAACTGCTGCTAATTTATATTAAGGAGCATTTGGAAGCCGAAAACAAGGTTTTGACAGCagaagttgaagaaaaaataaagagcTATCAAAGAGAAATGGTAAAGGCATTTTCATATCAACTTATTAATATCCAGAAATCCCTGCAAACCGAAAAGCTTGAGATCAGTGAGCAAAAAAGGCATATTCGGGAAAGAGCTAAGGActtggaaaaggaaatggtACGAAAAACATTATGCATCCGCTCTCTAATTACGTTATAAAGTCTAAATTGGATTCTGATATGGACGAGCATCGAACGCTACAAACTGAAATCCTTGCGGAACATGTAAGTGAAGACTTTTTATGATAGACAATTAACATAACACGAGGAGAATTTTCAATCCATTACAAACGACATAAACCGgtttttcaatgttttagGACTAAAGGATTGCCCGGCCCATGAAGAGCTTCTCGAAGAGGAATCTCGACTTGAAAGAGAATACGATTCGATCAACGAAGCATTGCAGTTAGCAATGCCAAAATCTAAATCATTGCTTAACATATTATGCGCTGTTACCAATTCTTCACAGAATATCCCAGTCGATGCTAATGCTGCATACTTATATCCTTCTTGTCTACTAAGACCAAAGTCACTAATTACTCAGGACTCATTAACTTTAGAACCAAAAGATTTAGAGCTTGTTGCATTTCATTTAAGGACGCAACaggaaattaaagaaaagcgGGTTGAACAAATATCCTCTATTAACCAATTTATTGAACATATTGAAACATATTCTACTAATTTAAGTTCGCAAGATGTTAAGTTTAAGGAAAGTTCAAAGGATCTCATGGATAAAATACTACTTATGAAAGCAAATTTGAGTAAATCATTGGTATGGATGTGCTATCTTACCTTAACTAACTTTTAGTTTCTTTCACGTGAGAAGGCGGATCAAAAAGAgctttcaattcaaaatatttcaAGAGAGATCGAgaaattttcttctgttcGAAAAGTTGAGCCGAAGGTAGAGAAATATCGAAACGCTTTACGAAACATTCGGGAAGTAAAAAACCGTGACAACCTTCCGTCCACGAACTATAAGTATAGTTATCCTTTAGAGTCACCGCCTattgttcaaaaatatcatttgTCACAAGAGCCACTCCTTACCGAACCGGCTGTCCTGGAGTACTTAACACAAGTGGATTCATTTGCTAACGATGAGAAAGCTATGAGAGTTATTAGAGCCAGATACCTAAAACTTACCGGGCGCCCTTTAAAGGATTGGAACTACACTAGCCCTATTTATGGGAGAACTATAGAAGCTGCTAATTTAATACTGCATAATCCACGCTTTGTTTCGCTTAAACATCTTCATGTGACTCTTCGTGACACAAACAATATAGTTTGGCTTGCTGAAGTTTGGTGTGATGATTACGTTAGAGGAATTGGCCattctttgaagaaaggAGAAGCTATCCAAATTGCAGCAGAGCAAGCAACACTTCAATTTAAGGTATGCTGACTTCATTGCTATTACTAATTCATTAGGACATAACTAGCGAGGACCTATTAGTTATGGGACAGCGACATTCCACCGTTGTACAGGATCTGTTCCTTGGGCATCCACTAAGTCTTTCCTCGTCAAATTAAGGGCCTAACAAACTGAGGAGTTTATGTACTACAAATTTACGgtcaatttgttttctaccGTCGCCCcataattttattttaattatcTATTCAGTCGCATAAATTAATCACTTTGCTAATTTgcttttaatatttttccCGATCAGGAGCAATCAAACATAAGGCAGGTAGAATGCTGTTAGCCTTTAACAGCATCTCTTCATATTCACCTAATGGAGTACTTAGGACGGTTACGGCACCACCAGCCCCAATTCTCCATAGGCTGTCTTCATTGTACTTAAAAGCTGATCGAATTATCACGTTAAATTCTGAGGAACCAGTAACATCCCAATATCCTAGCGTTCCGGAATATATACCACGACCGTAGGGCTCTATTTCCTCTAGCATTCGAACGGTTCTTAACTTAGGAGCACCTGTCATGGATCCTGGAGGGAAACACTTCGCTAAAACATCCCATGCGGTAATAGACTCGTCTACTTGGCCGTATATATGCGATAGAAGAGAGTAAACATTAGGATGCTCCTCAACTTGATAGAGTTGGGGAACTTCAACTGAATCTTTCTTTGCCAATTGATGTAAGTCATTTCGAATGAGATCAATAATCATATTCAATTCTGCTGTATCCTTAGAATTTAATAGTTTACTTCTTGCTTCTTCGTAGGTCATTTGTGAACCTTTTTTTAGAGTACCCTTGATAGGAGAAAAATGACATGTTGAGTCTTTGTATTTCATAAACCTTTCTGGTGAGCAGCATAATAAGGTTAAATGaggaaaacgaagaaaccCGGCAAAAGATGATGGGTTATGTGAACGGGCACTTAGATACAAGTCATAGTCCGAAAAATTTGGATCGGTATATGCAAATGTAGTATCTGTTAAACACATTTCATAGGAATCACCGTTTAGTAATCTTTGTTGGCAAATACGCACACGGTCAGTATAATCCTGCTCAGTCGGTTTTTTTATCGTCGATCCATGACCATGATGCTTgagtttatttttactaaaCTTTTGAAGATCGAAAAGCAGGTCTTCCCACCAAATTTGTAATGAATCATCTGAAGGATACAATGTTTGAACAtaagctttttcttcttcaaggTCAAACACAATTGATCTATCGACAAAAGCAAGCTCAGCATCAACGTAAttcctttgatttttttttgtatcgTAGGTAAATGATGATGCTTCGGCTATTGACCTGGAAGAATAATCGCTGCATTCGTAGCCAATTGCTCCGATAATGCCGCCATGAAATGGTAAAGCCGATTCAATAGGGAACGCTTTATGCTCTTCCATGAATTTCGCAACTATTTCCCAAAAATCCCCATTATACGTTTCCTCGAGATTGTTTTGACAATTCACAATATAAGTGGTATTTATCCATTTTTTGTAACGGATAAAATAAGATAAAGGACCCTCAAAAAAGCCGATAATGGAAAACTTTCCTGGCTTTTTAGCTGAAtccaaaaaacaaattggcTTATCTGCATTGTTAAGATATTCAACAACCGTCAGAGGATCAGTCCACGGTATCTCTTGGCTAGAGATCCGCATTGAAGGTGTTTTCggattttttatgaaaggAGATGGTTGAATTTCTAGGACATCAAAGCCTGTCTCCGTGGAAGATGTAGAGTTGTCCGTTCgaaatttttcaacaacattgaagaaattcctCACAATGCTAACGGCATCAGATGATCCAATGCTTTCTGGATGATAAAGGATTCCATAATGTGGCTTTTCTATTGCCTCAATTGCCATTACGATTTGATCTTCTGTTGACTTTGCAAGGACTCGAAGAGCATTAGTGCGGATAGAATCAACATACAAGCTATGATATCGCATTCCTTTGACCGAAGGCAAATTGCGATAAATCGAATCGTTCGTGCTTAGTATGCTAGAAATCCTTCCATGCCACGGAAGTGTAGGCATTTTGTCTACTGAACATCCATAAT contains:
- the sac11 gene encoding inositol polyphosphate phosphatase, with product MVQFEATEKQFKLRREDCCLLIDRATGRVQITPEELDSEDRKSENSVTIFGSIKLKKDEYLILATERSSAAQILGHKIYRVEKFEVIPYMGRLATDQDELDLYNLLQNHLKTGPFYFSYTWDLTNSLQRSCAEETKYPDVSRSDNRFFWNEFASKNFIQAVQAHPEATSFITPMIYGFITSSSSMVKGRSVTLALISRRSKFRAGTRYFTRGIDENGNPANFNEVEQITIVSDDRSEITYSHVQTRGSVPAYWAEVNNLRYRPRMITNSASLATKAAQKHFDEQIAIYGDQILVNLVNCKGHELPVKQVYENVVRRLDNPRIHYHYFDFHKECSRMRWDRVSLLMDEILPELDEQGYTTLDTQKYRVLSRQTSVVRSNCMDCLDRTNVVQSCIGRHVLTNQLRKCGLLGATHPLRSILPLEKSFCRIWADNADHISTAYSGTGALKTDFTRTGVRTRRGAFDDFINSAKRYFFNNFYDGARQDAYDLVLGRFIPSSNFHYRLDLRPLTIRCMPYVLLVCVFLFFFSLFSRSSTAVLSPHVLLLLSFLGVLASAFYCISHGMQYVNWPRLLLPTFLHSEFNTEGRVFSPNNQLATQYKA
- the utp4 gene encoding U3 snoRNP-associated WD repeat protein Utp4, giving the protein MDIHRCRFVEYTPSPITALAFSHQLSSQDPLPSNLHLAVGRANGNIEIWTPKGDWCLKGVLYGGINRSVEGLAWSVSDEELRLFSIGFSTSITEWNLRTGKPLVHQDSNAGAIWSISLHEETKTLAVGCDDGSCVLFDISGGRGVIEYKRTLMRQTSRILSLCWQGKNHIVGGCTDGIVKVWDVESPNSTIIARMQVDRAKKGSRSLVWDVKPLKDNTIVTADSSGAVKFWNGKYFTLTQSFKLHSADALTLAVSSNDNIVFSSGIDRKTVQYTRDGGKREWVSNSFRRFHSHDVRCMSILECKTVDVLVSGGADMMLAVVPVRHFNAKHHRMIPAVPQKPRMAIATKARLFMLWEDHQVLVWRIGSPGYRFLLKIVLPNEENIVHAAISQDGELLAVSTILTTKLYRVHYTDDKVYVESIEDPFLANVGATLLQFTVDMKKLILISNESDIFLLDLSRIETHQLEVYEVSQPETKKAPSKYRGSGQSACEGIATVSVSPDGDYFAVADLNGNTFCYSFSTLSYIELPRVNSFVRAMAFRLDIPGRLAVVTAGNQVFEFDVQSRKLTEWSKTNSNNIPKPFAHLLDKPFGAFFDIQNPSRFWIWSANYVSFFDLNLDLPAPRNAEKRKMDGTVDGASSTKQRSAVQNATSSSKFGTGASRSFWITHKYRPMLLAGLVGSTELLVIERPIADILMSTDVPGTFNEHRFGA
- the thi5 gene encoding DNA-binding transcription factor Thi5 — its product is MLPEGLSSRPLYLEQKSESNKQKRRVPADIRKRVRHACLGCRSKKIRCRGTEPCHSCVALGIQCVYADAEKERSPSKQFVAELSKRQKCFEYLFEHICPSIPQCTKALVQLCNKLESHMKQGTPLASLVKPATIDESLCKFSLNSEEETSEKSMNQLKVKYPSDFRDPAQYPLNESSSILEPSAKTTDHTINFLPSERLSHDSLGPLFIGPTSSSILLDEVASSLNILGCSSPSFDRLSPSAQFSEASESSLPQLLQRGLVSSTQPSNLKSSKFSLQCLESLSLLACHMLPSLATARQLSEFFFVRFQCFLHLYPASLFYKRYQIFYNFPKLPNNLDISFLIVSMSIMALGQLSANEDGIHIEEPMEDITELFNLSEQLLFFLLPKYNVSTVQALAFVAFQCLLLDRIKEAFSYVGLAFHIARVIGLEVSDSTETLNDSVTSEINTRLLWSLRVLSSFLFLQKGITPIVTLFSEYDFCSPKLPKIMPELEIPLFPSTVSHFTSTIKLFSVAVPSLLSIYNLTGFCIDQKQDYAALLSKVKGASKKIEEWKTKLPFQLEIEKGKYDQSNPLFHGSIFLHLLYHHFSLLLFEPIFLYHLHLNSNSLSSQSLLFTESAPIVPESDSCIKSVQSILSLVSLLQENGQLENCFSLEYEILYTAASMCLLLSATKFTDDRHLSKCIRLLKSMGSVSINTHEKLRKLETIASRYQSEYTNAHQKASSVGNEPPPELPQVQEGYLAWKTWIQELSNDSDLPVGHSLNAKSNSNSFGMDSHSNYEKYQSSPEYTTTSYHPFLSWHEALLNMDIESNNLS
- a CDS encoding Schizosaccharomyces specific family with conserved tryptophan; the encoded protein is MFPYNSASPSSRQNEKSIKQTYSSDRAVAKTTGNDLSDDELKKISSMSEKIEHLEAENKVLTAEVEEKIKSYQREMKSLQTEKLEISEQKRHIRERAKDLEKEMSKLDSDMDEHRTLQTEILAEHENFQSITNDINRFFNVLGLKDCPAHEELLEEESRLEREYDSINEALQLAMPKSKSLLNILCAVTNSSQNIPVDANAAYLYPSCLLRPKSLITQDSLTLEPKDLELVAFHLRTQQEIKEKRVEQISSINQFIEHIETYSTNLSSQDVKFKESSKDLMDKILLMKANLSKSLFLSREKADQKELSIQNISREIEKFSSVRKVEPKVEKYRNALRNIREVKNRDNLPSTNYKYSYPLESPPIVQKYHLSQEPLLTEPAVLEYLTQVDSFANDEKAMRVIRARYLKLTGRPLKDWNYTSPIYGRTIEAANLILHNPRFVSLKHLHVTLRDTNNIVWLAEVWCDDYVRGIGHSLKKGEAIQIAAEQATLQFKVC
- a CDS encoding HAD superfamily hydrolase, which translates into the protein MSSNYPKCVVFDLDYTLWPLWIDTHVTPPFRASKNDPQVIVDRYGTDITFYKNVINILQQLKDANVKLCIASRTHAPKFAYQVLNLMKVPIDGELQPASRFFSSIKAFPATKIDHFEQLHKETGIKYEDMLFFDDEGRNRVVESLGVTFCLVPDGLNRASFEEGIKKWQKNRK